The stretch of DNA GTATTGATGCCCACCGGACACTGGGTGGAGCAGAGGCCGTCGGCGGCACAGGTCTCGTCGCCCGCATAGCGGTAGTCCTCGCGCAGGGCGCCCAGGCGCGTCGTGTCCTCCGCGGTGCGCGCCTCGCCCAGGGCCTCGAGCCTCGCCATCTCCCGAGCGATGACGATGCGCTGTCGCGGGGTGAGCGTCAGGTCCCGCGAGGGGCAGACCGCCTCGCAGAAGCCGCACTCGATGCACTTGTCGACGAGGGGATCCGCCTCCGGCAGGGGCTTGAGGTTCTCCAGGTGCAGGGTGGGGTTGCGACTGAGGATGACCTCGGGATTGAGCAGGTTGTCCGGATCGAAGAGGGCCTTGATCTCCCACATCAGTTCATAGGCCTCGGGTCCCCACTCGAGCTCCACATAGGGCGCCATGTTGCGACCGGTGCCGTGTTCGGCCTTCAGCGAGCCGCCGTACTCGACTCCCACCAGCTGCGCCACCTCGTCCATCAGCGCCTGGTAGCGCTCGACCTCGCCGGGCTTCTCGAAGCCCTGGGGGAAGACGAAGTGCAGGTTACCCTCCAGGGCATGGCCGAAGAGGATGGCGTCCCGATAGCCGTGGCGGTGGAAGGTCTCGGTCAGCGCCAGCACGCCCTCGTCGAGGCGCTCCACGGGAAAGGCCACGTCCTCGATGATCACCGTGGTGCCGGTCTCGCGAACGGCCCCCACCGCCGGGAAGAGCCCCTTGCGGATCTTCCAGTAGAGGGCATAGGTGGCGGGGTCGCGGGTGAAGGTGACCACCTCGAGGGTCTGGATGCCCTCGAGGACCCGCTGCACCGCCTGCATGCGCGCCTCGAGCTCGGCGGCGTCGTTGCCGCGCACGTCGATCAGCAGCGCCGCCGCCCCCTCGGGCAGTCGCCCGAGGGCGTCGGGCATGCCCGGCTGGTCCTGCACCGAGCGCAGCGCGGCGCGGTCCATCAGCTCGACGGCCGAGACCGGTGCCTGCTTCAGGGCGATGGTGGCGCGACAGGTGGCACCCATGTCCGGGAAGAAGGCCAGCGCCGCGGCCTTCTCCGGCTCATCGACCACGGTGTCGTAGGTGATGGTGCTGATGAAGCCGAGGGTGCCCTCGGAGCCGATCATCAGGTGCTTGAGGATCTCGATGCCGTCCGCGAAGTCCACCAGGCTGTTGAGCGCATAGCCGGTGGTGTTCTTGAGCCGGTACTTGTGGCGGATCTTCTCGGCCAGCGCCGGGTTGCCTTGCGCCTGTTCCGCGAGGCGCTCGAGGCCGGCCAGCAGCTCGCCATGGGAGGCCCGGAAGGCGCTGACGCTGTCGGGGTCGGCGGTGTCGAGCAGGCTGCCGTCGGCCAGGATCACCCGCAGGTCGCGCACCGTGCGATAGCTGTTCTGGGCGGTGCCGCAGCACATCCCCGAGGCGTTGTTGGCGGCGATGCCCCCGATCATGCAGCTGGCGATGGAGGCCGGGTCGGGGCCGATCTTGCGCCCGAAGGGCGCCAGCAGCTGGTTGGCGCGGGCCCCGATGACCCCGGGCTGCAGGCGGATGGCCTGCCCGTCGTCGAGGATCGCGTGGTCGCGCCAGCCGCGGCCGAGCTGGATCAGCACCGAGTCGGTCAGCGCCTGGCCGGAGAGCGAGGTGCCGGCGGCGCGGAAGGTCACCGGCAGCCGGCGGGCCCGGCACTCGGACAGGACCCGCTGCAGCTCCGCCTCGCTCTCGGGACGCACCACCAGCCGGGGCACCAGACGGTAGAAGCTGGCATCGGTGCCGTAGGCGAGCGTGCGCAGCGGATCGTCGATCAGGCGCTCGTCGGGGATGACCTCCGCCAGCGCCCCCTTCAGTTCCTGCCAGGCAGTCTCGCTCGTCATGCTCAGGCTCCCTTCGGGTGGCGCACCAGTACCACCAGCTCCCGGGGGCCGTGGACGCCGTAGGCCAGGGTCTGCTCGATGTCGGCCGTCTTGCTGGGCCCGGAGATCAGCAGGGCGTTGGTGGGCATGCCGCCGGCCCAGTCGTGGGCCTCGACGACATCGAAGAAGGTGTCCTCGATGGTGTCGGCATCCAGCACGGCGACATGCAGGGGCGGCACCAGGCTGAGCCGGCGCGGCTCGTCCGGCGTCGGCCAGAGCCACAGGCTGCCGGTCTCTGCGATGGCCCCGCGCACCGAGGTCAGTCCGGCATCGACCCGGTCGAACTGCTCGCGCTGCCAGGACTCGATGGCGCGATCGACGTCCACCAGTTCGACCTCGGCGTCCGCCAGGGCCGCCCGGGCCTCGGCGGCCACCGGGTGCTCGCGCCCCAGCGCCAGGCGGTTCACGCCCTTGTCGGACAGCAGCTGGGCCAGGGCCTGGGTCCAGTCGTCCCGGGTGACGTGCAGCACCTCGCCATGCACCGAGGTGATGAGACGCTCGAAGCGCTCGAGGCGCTCCTCGGCGCTCCAGCCGCGGTGGGTCACGACGGCGAAGTCGCTCTCGGGGGCGCTCAGCGGGCCGTCGGTGCGCTCGCGCAGACGCCGCAGGATGGTATCGCGGGCACTCATGAGTCGTGCTCTCCCCTGTTGCCGCCCGTGGTATTGCCGGTGTCCTTCCCTGCGCGGTGCCGCTTCACCAGGGCATGCAGCGAGGTACCGGCCGGCTTGGGCGCGGAGCGATAGTCGGTCCAGGGCCCCAGACGCGCCGGCGCCAGCGCCCGGAGCTTGCCGGCCACCGCCGTGCCGCCCCGCCAGGCGCTCGGGTGGGTGGCCAGCCACTGGAAGCCCTTCCAGGCCGCGGCCTCCGTGCGGGTGCGCTTCACGCCGGCACCGGGCACGTTGCCACGCCCCTCCCCCACCGACTCCCGGCGCAGGCGCACCAGCAGGTCAGGAATCGGGATCTTGACCGGGCAGACCTCGCCGCAGGCGCCGCACAGGCTGGAGGCCGTGGGCAGGTCCTTGGTCTCCTCCAGCCCCATCAGGTGGGGCATGAGGATGCTGCCGATGGGGCCCGGGTAGGTGGTGCCGTAGGTGTGGCCGCCGACCCGGGTATAGACCGGGCAGTGGTTCATGCAGGCGCCGCAGCGAATGCAGCGCAGGGTGTCGAGCAGCTCGTCGTCCTGGTAGATGTTCGACCGGCCGTTGTCGACCAGCACCAGGTGCACCTCCTCGGGACCGTCGTGCTCGCCGGCCTTGCGCGGCGAGTTGATCATGTTGAAGTAGGTGGTGACGTGCTGGCCGGTGGCCGAGCGGGTCAGCAGGGCGTAGAGCGGAGGCACGTCGCGCAGCTGCTCCACCACCTTCTCGATGCCGGTCACCGCGATATGCACCGGGGGCACCGTGGTGGTCATCCGGCCGTTGCCCTCGTTCTCCACCAGGCAGAGGGTGCCGGTCTCGGCCACCGCGAAGTTCACGCCCGAGATGCCGACGTCCGCCGCCATGAAGCGCTCGCGCAGCTGGTGGCGGGCCGCCGCGGTCATGACATCGACGTCCCGGGTCCGCTCGAGGCCGGTCTTGTCGTGCATGATGCCGGAGATCTCGTCGGTGTTGAGGTGGATCGCCGGCATGATGATGTGCGAGGGCGTCTGCTCGTTGAGCTGCACCAGGTACTCGCCGAGGTCGGACTCCAGCGCCTCGATGCCCGCCGCCTCCAGGTGGGCATTGAGGTGCATCTCCTCGGTGACCATCGACTTGCCCTTGATCACCGCCTTGGCATCGCGCGCCTCGCAGAGCTCGCGGATGATCCGGCAGGCCTGCTCGCCGTCCTCGGCCCAGTGCACCCTGATGCCGTTGGCCTCGCAGTTGGCCTCCAGCTGCTCGAGCAGATCGGGCAGCTTGGCCAGCGCGCGCAGCCGGATGTTGGCGCCCAGCTCGCGCAGGGTCTCCAGGTCCCAGTCGCCGAAGACGTCGCGGCGCTTGTCCATCAGCCCATCCATGGCCTTGCGGAAGTTGGCCCGGATCTGGGGATTGCCCAGGGCATCATGGGCCTGGCGATGGAACTCGCGGGGCGTATAGGTCTGCACCGTCGGGGTCTGTACGGTGGGGGTCGCGTCCATCATGAGGTCCTCCGCCACAGGTAGCTGGCGATGTGCTCGCCCTTCACGGCCTTCTTCTGGTGCTCGAAGCGCCCGCCGATGTTCATCAGGCAGCCGCAGTCGGAGGTGACGAAACGCTCGGCACCCGCCGCCTCGATGGCCTGGGTCTTGTCCTCGACCATGGCCGCGGACACCTCGGGATGGCGGACGGCGAAGGTGCCGCCGAAGCCGCAGCACTCTGCGGGGCGTGCCTGCTCCACCAGCTCGACCCCGCCCAGCTGGGCGAGCAGGGCC from Halomonas aestuarii encodes:
- a CDS encoding FAD-binding and (Fe-S)-binding domain-containing protein, yielding MTSETAWQELKGALAEVIPDERLIDDPLRTLAYGTDASFYRLVPRLVVRPESEAELQRVLSECRARRLPVTFRAAGTSLSGQALTDSVLIQLGRGWRDHAILDDGQAIRLQPGVIGARANQLLAPFGRKIGPDPASIASCMIGGIAANNASGMCCGTAQNSYRTVRDLRVILADGSLLDTADPDSVSAFRASHGELLAGLERLAEQAQGNPALAEKIRHKYRLKNTTGYALNSLVDFADGIEILKHLMIGSEGTLGFISTITYDTVVDEPEKAAALAFFPDMGATCRATIALKQAPVSAVELMDRAALRSVQDQPGMPDALGRLPEGAAALLIDVRGNDAAELEARMQAVQRVLEGIQTLEVVTFTRDPATYALYWKIRKGLFPAVGAVRETGTTVIIEDVAFPVERLDEGVLALTETFHRHGYRDAILFGHALEGNLHFVFPQGFEKPGEVERYQALMDEVAQLVGVEYGGSLKAEHGTGRNMAPYVELEWGPEAYELMWEIKALFDPDNLLNPEVILSRNPTLHLENLKPLPEADPLVDKCIECGFCEAVCPSRDLTLTPRQRIVIAREMARLEALGEARTAEDTTRLGALREDYRYAGDETCAADGLCSTQCPVGINTGDLVREMRHERAAGMAGIARRIGRHFSGATRLARGGLNAAGVARSLLGTDLMSKASTGARRLSGDRLPQWSPALPRSAPIRVLAQSPSGDAHREKVVYLPSCATRIFGADHQDDETRSVMEITLALLDKAGFEVILPEMIGHLCCGMAFRSKGQFEEASHKGRELNRELLVASQNGRYPILCDTSPCTLQMQEYLDERLEMLEPVSFAHDHLLPRLSVTPLEERVAVHVTCSSTRMGLADKFVGLARACARDVVVPAEITCCGFAGDKGFNTPELNASALAGLAEQVADCSAGYSNSRTCEIGLTEHGGIPYRSILSLLDRASRAS
- a CDS encoding LutC/YkgG family protein; protein product: MSARDTILRRLRERTDGPLSAPESDFAVVTHRGWSAEERLERFERLITSVHGEVLHVTRDDWTQALAQLLSDKGVNRLALGREHPVAAEARAALADAEVELVDVDRAIESWQREQFDRVDAGLTSVRGAIAETGSLWLWPTPDEPRRLSLVPPLHVAVLDADTIEDTFFDVVEAHDWAGGMPTNALLISGPSKTADIEQTLAYGVHGPRELVVLVRHPKGA
- a CDS encoding LutB/LldF family L-lactate oxidation iron-sulfur protein; translated protein: MMDATPTVQTPTVQTYTPREFHRQAHDALGNPQIRANFRKAMDGLMDKRRDVFGDWDLETLRELGANIRLRALAKLPDLLEQLEANCEANGIRVHWAEDGEQACRIIRELCEARDAKAVIKGKSMVTEEMHLNAHLEAAGIEALESDLGEYLVQLNEQTPSHIIMPAIHLNTDEISGIMHDKTGLERTRDVDVMTAAARHQLRERFMAADVGISGVNFAVAETGTLCLVENEGNGRMTTTVPPVHIAVTGIEKVVEQLRDVPPLYALLTRSATGQHVTTYFNMINSPRKAGEHDGPEEVHLVLVDNGRSNIYQDDELLDTLRCIRCGACMNHCPVYTRVGGHTYGTTYPGPIGSILMPHLMGLEETKDLPTASSLCGACGEVCPVKIPIPDLLVRLRRESVGEGRGNVPGAGVKRTRTEAAAWKGFQWLATHPSAWRGGTAVAGKLRALAPARLGPWTDYRSAPKPAGTSLHALVKRHRAGKDTGNTTGGNRGEHDS